DNA from Mycolicibacterium alvei:
GTATGAAAGGGCGTACTTGTCGTAGCGGGTGGCGATGGCTCGCCAGTGTTTGATGCGGTTGAAGCACCGCTCGATGGTGTTGCGATGCTTGTAGATTCGCCCGGCGAATGCTGGTGGCCGTCCGCCTTTGCTGCCCTTGGCTTTGCGGCGTTCGATCTGATCACTGCGTTCGGGGATGGTGTGCGCGATCTTCAGCTGGCGTAGCCGCGCCCGGGTCGAGTCGTGCGAATAGGCCTTGTCGGCCAGCAGGCGGAACGTGTTGATATCGGTGTCGGCAAGCAGGTCCAGCAGTGGCCATAGCATCGGATTGTCGCCGGCCTGGCCAGCCGACAGCACCATGGCGACCGGACTGCATCGTTGGTCGGCCAGCGCATGGATCTTGGTGGTCAACCCGCCCCGGGAACGTCCAATGGCGTGGTCGTCAGGCTCGTCGGGGTACTTCTTGTAATTCGATAGATCCCCCTGTGTGCCGCCCCGGGCGTGCACCAGCAGCATGCTGATGCACACGTACGCTGGTCGAATCCACCGACAGCAGCAGTTCGGCCAGATCAGCGTCGGTGTCATCAATATCGTTAGCGATCGCTGCGAAGATCCGTGTGTAGGTCCCATCGGTGGACCAGCGCAGATGTCGTTCGGCTACCGACTGCCAGGCACCGAACTGCTCGGGTAGATCGCGCCACGGTGATCCGGTGCGGAAACGCCAGATAATGCCTTCCAGCGTCAGGCGATGATCATTCCACGGGCGGCCCCGCCGTCGGGCGGAGGGCAGCTCCGGCTCGATCGCCGACCACAACTCATCAGAAATCACACCTGTACGTATCACCTAAACAGCATCAGTCACAACACTGTTCACATTAAGCAGACACGCCCTAGTCCAGGTCGTCGTGTTTCATCAGCTGGCGCGCAGCCTCGGTGATCGAACCCGACAACGACGGGTACACCGAGAACGTCTGGGCCAGCTCGGCGACCGGGATACCGTTCTGCACGGCCAACGCGATCGGGAGGATCAGCTCGGACGCGATCGGCGCCACCACCACCCCGCCGATGACCACGCCCGTCGCCGGGCGGCAGAAGATCTTGACGAAACCGCGGCGCAGGCTGGACATCTTGGCGCGGGCATTGGTGTTGAGCGGCAGGGTCAGCGTGCGGGCCGGGACGGATCCGTCGTCGATCGCTGCCTGCGGCACCCCGACCGCGGCAATCTCGGGACGGGTGAACACCGACGCCGCGACGGTCCGCAGCCGGATCGGCGCCACCGCCTCGCCCAGGGCGTGATACATCGCGATGCGTCCCTGCATGGCCGCCACCGAGGCCAGCGGCAGCAGACCGGTGCAGTCGCCCGCCGCGTAGATACCGGACACCGACGTCCGCGACACCCGGTCGACGGTCAGGTAGTTGCCCGGCCCGAGTTCGATGCCGACGCGCTCCAGGCCCAGTCCACCGGTATTGGGGACCGAGCCGACCGTCATCAGCGCATGGCTGCCCTCGACGATGCGACCGTCGGCCATGGTGACGCGGATCCCGGCCTCAGAGCCGGAGCCGGTGCGGGTGACCGACTCCGCGCGGGCGTTCTTGACCAGCGTGACACCGCGTTCGGAGAACACCTCCTCCAGCACGGCGGCGGCGTCGGAATCCTCGTGGGGCAGGATCTGATCGCGACTGGCCACGACCGTCACGGTCACGCCGAGTTCGGTGTAGGCGTTGACGAACTCGGCGCCGGTGACGCCCGAACCCACCACCACGAGATGCTCGGGCAGCGCTTCGAGGTCATACAGCTGGCGCCAGTTGAGGATGCGGTCGCCATCGGGTGCGGCGCCGGGAAGCACCCGCGGGCTGGCTCCGGTGGCGATCAACACCACATCAGCGGTGAGCTGGCTGACTTCGCCACCCGGGCCGGTGACCTTGACGCGGTGCTGGGCCATGCCGGGGATGTCGTCGGTCAGCTCGCCGCGGCCCGCGATCAACTCGATGCCCTCGTCGCGCAGCCGCTCGGCGATGTCGTCGGACTGCGCCGTCGCCAGGACCTTCACCCGCTCGTTGATCTGCGGCAACGAGATCTTGGACTGCTCGAAATCCAGCGAATATCCCAGGTTGGGAGCACGGCGCAGCTCGGTGCGCACGCCGGTGGAGGCGATGAACGTCTTGGACGGCACACAATCCCACAGCACGCACGCACCGCCGATGCCGTCACTGTCCACGACGGTGACCTGCGCGACCTCCGGGCCGCGAGCGGCCGCGACGAGCGCCGCCTCATATCCGGCGGGTCCACCGCCGATGATCACGATGCGGGTAGCCACCGCACCAACCTAACGAACTTCGCCGATTAAGCTGTCTTACCGTGCCGCTTTACGCCGCCTACGGGTCGAACATGCATCCCGAGCAGATGCTCGAGCGGGCTCCGCACTCCCCGATGGCCGGAACCGGGTGGTTGCATGGCTGGCGGTTGACGTTCGGCGGTGAGGACATCGGCTGGGAAGGCGCGCTGGCCACCGTCGTCGAGGACCCGCTGTCAAAGGTTTTCGTCGTGCTCTACGACATGACATCAGGCGATGAACAGAGCCTGGACCACTGGGAGGGTTCCGAACTCGGGTTCCACAAGAAGATCCGCTGCCGGGTGGAGCGGTTGTCGTCGGACACCAACACCGACCCGGTGCTGGCCTGGCTGTATGTGGTCGACGCCTGGGAGGGCGGCCTGCCCTCGGCCCGTTATCTCGGGGTGATGGCCGATGCCGCGGAGATCGCGGGGGCACCGGAGACCTACGTGCACCATCTGCGCACCCGTCCCGCCCGCAATATCGGCCCCTGACCCTTTTCACCGCGAGCAAAGGGAAGCTACCCAGCGGCCTCGACGATGTTGACCATGGTGCGCACGCCGACGCCCAACGCACGCTCGTCGATGTCGAACGTGGGCTGATGCAGATCAAGTTGCGGCCCTTGCCCGCTCCACACGCCGAGCCGGCCCATGGCGCCGGGCACGTCTTCGAGATACCAGGAGAAGTCCTCGCCGCCGCCGGACTGATGCGTGTCGGCGAGCACGTCCGGACCGATGGCCTCGATGGCGTGGGTGAGAATGCGCGTGGATACCTCTTCGTTGACCACCGGCGGCACGCCGCGCCGGTAGTTGAGGCTGTGCGAGACGTTGAGCGGCGCGAGCAGCGCGGTAACCGCCTCTTCCACAATCGATTCCAGCGTCAGCCAGGTATCGCGACTTGCGGTGCGGATCGTCCCGGCCAAGGTGCCGATCTGCGGGATCGCGTTGGCGGCCACGCCGGCATTGACCGCACCCCACACCATCACGGTGTCGTGGCGGGGATCGATGCGACGGGACAGCACGCCGGGCAACCCCGTGATCAGGGTCCCGAGCCCGTAGACCAGGTCACCGGTCAGGTGTGGCCGGGAGGTGTGCCCGCCCGGCGAGTGCAGGGTGATCTCGATGGAATCAGCCGCGGAGGTGATCGGTCCGGGCTTGGTGGCCACCTGGCCCACGGCCAGCCGGGGATCGCAGTGCAGCGCGAAAATCCGGCTCACCCCGGTCAGCACGCCCGCATTGATCGCGTCGATCGCGCCGCCCGGCATCAGTTCCTCGGCCGCCTGGAACAGCAACCGGACCCCGACCGGCAACTCCGGCACCGAGGTCAGAGCCATCGCTGCGCCCAGCAGCACCGCGGTGTGCGCATCGTGCCCGCACGCATGCGCGACGTTGGGCACCGTCGACGCATAGGGCGCGCCGGTCCGGTCGGCCATCGGCAAGGCGTCCATGTCCGCACGCAGCGCGATCCGTGGACGATCCTCCGGCCCGAAGTCACACGTCAATCCGGTGCCACCGGGCAACACTTTGGGGTTCAGCCCGGCCTCGGCCAGGTGGCGGGCCACGAACTCGGTGGTGGCGAACTCCTGACGGCCCAGTTCCGGATGGGCATGCAGATGACGCCGCCACGACACCATCTCGTCGTAGTTGAGCGACAACCAGCGGGCAGCCGCGTGCTGCAGCACACTCATGATGCCCGCCTCCGCTGCAGTGCCTCCAGCACCCGGTCCCGCTGCGCAGGCGTCTCTGCCAGCTGAACCACACTGCGGGCCAACATGATTGCACCTTCCAGCACGGCAGCATCCGCGCCCGGACCCGCCGCTGCGGCGGTGAAGGCCGGTTGGTGGATCGTCGCGCCACCCGAGTCGATGCCGATCACCGGATGAATGCCGGGCATCACCTGGCTGATGTTGCCCATGTCGGTACTGCCCAGTGGCACACTTGCCTCCACGTTCTCCGGCAGCGGGTTACGGCCCAGGCGCAGCATCTCGGCGCGGATGGTCTGCGAGAGCCAGGGATCGGGCACCATCTCGGCGTACGGCGGGGCAATCTCGGTGGTCTGGTGCTCACACCCCGTCGCCAGCGCTCCGGCCGAAAAACAGCCGGCCATCCGGCCCTCAAGCTCGCGCAGCGCCGCCATGTCGGTGGCCCGCATGGTGTAGCGCATCTCGGCCCGGCCGGGGATGACGTTGGCGGCCTGCCCGCCGTGGGTGACGATGCCGTGGACCATCTGCCCCGGCATGAGCTGCTGGCGCAGCAGGCCGATGGCGACCTGCGCGACGGTGACCGCGTCGCCGGCATTGACGCCCAGATAGGGCGCCACGGCGGCGTGCGATTCCCGGCCGGTGTAGTTCACGGTCACCTCGGAAAGCGCCAGCGAGCGGGCGGCGGCGATGTCCACCGGTCCGGGATGCAGCATGACCGTCGCGGCGATGTCGTCGAACACACCGGCGTCGAGCAGCAAGATCTTTCCGCCACCGAGTTCCTCGGCCGGGGTACCGATGAGCACAACGGTCAGGCCCAGTTCGTCGGCGACGTCGGCAAGAGCCAGCGCGGTGCCGACGGCCGAGGCCGCGATGATGTTGTGCCCGCAGGCGTGCCCGATGTCGGGCAGCGCGTCGTACTCCGCGCAGATCCCGATGACGAGCGGGCCGTTGCCGTAGGAGGCCCGGAATGCGGTGTCCAGCCCGCCGGCAGCCGGGGTGATCTCGAATCCGTACTCGGCCACCAGCGCCTGCGTCTTGGCGCAGCTGGCATGCTCGGCGAAGGCCAACTCCGGCTCGGCGTGGATCGAGCGGGAGAGCGCGATGAGGTCGCCACGACGCCGGTTGACGGCTTCCTCGACGCTCAGCGAGGCGGTGGCAGACGGCATCCTCGCAGTATCTCACTGCCCGCTACCGGCGGTTAAGCTCGCCTATCGTGACCGATCCCCAGGCATCCAGCCAGGCAGCCGCCGCCATTGCCGAGCGGACGGGCGTCGAACGCCACGATGTCGCGGTCGTGCTCGGCTCGGGCTGGGCACCCGCGGTGGCCGAGCTGGGCGAGGCGCGGGCCACGGTACCGATGGCCGATCTCCCCGGCTTCACCCCGCCCAGTGCCGCCGGGCACGGCGGCCAGGTGCACTCGGTGCGCATCGGGGATCACCAGGTGTTGGTGCTGGCCGGGCGCATCCATGCCTATGAGGGCCACGACCTGCAACATGTGGTGCATCCGGTCCGGACCGCGGCGGCCGCCGGTGTGTCCACCGTGGTGCTCACCAATGCCGCAGGCGGACTGCGCGCCGAGTATCAGGTGGGTCAGCCGGTGCTGATCAGTGATCACCTCAATCTCACGGCACGGTCTCCGCTGGTCGGCGCGCAGTTTGTCGATCTGGTCGACGCCTACTCCCCCACCCTGCGGGCGCTGGCCCGCGAGATCGAGCCGTCCCTGGCCGAGGGCGTCTACGCCGGGCTGCCCGGACCGCACTACGAGACCCCGGCCGAGATCAGGATGCTGCGCACCCTGGGCGCCGACCTGGTCGGCATGTCGACGGTGCACGAGACGATCGCCGCCCGGGCCGCGGGTCTGCAGGTGCTGGGCATCTCGATGGTGACCAACCTGGCCGCGGGAATGACGGGTGAGCCGCTCAGCCACGCCGAGGTGCTCGAGGCCGGGCGTCGGTCCGCGACCCGGATGGGTTCCCTGTTGGCATCGGTGATCGCGCGGCTCTGACCCGCCATGCCCGAGAACCGGGCACACTTGGGTCATGACCTCCATCGGGACCGATGCCGCCGATTGGATCGCACATGACCCCGACCCACACACCGCAGCCGAACTGGCCGCGTGCAGTCCCGAAGAGCTCGACCGCCGCTTCAGCCATCCGCTGACCTTCGGCACGGCCGGTCTACGCGGCCCGCTGCGGGGCGGGCCCGACGCGATGAACCTGGCCGTCGTCGTCCGCACCACCTGGGCGCTGGCCCAGGTGCTCAAGGACAGAGGCCTGGGCGGGTCGCACGTGGTGGTGGGCCGCGATGCGCGGCACCGCTCCGACGAGTTCGCCCTGGCGGCCGCCGAAGTCCTTGCTGCCGAAGGCTTCCAGGTTGTTCTCATGATGGCCGCGGTCCCGACGCCGGTGGTCGCCTATACGGTTCGGCACCTACCTGCCGTGGCCGGTATCCAGATCACCGCATCGCACAATCCGCCGACGGACAACGGCTACAAGGTGTTTCTCGACGGTGGCATGCAGATCATCTCCCCCGCCGACCGGGAGATCGAGGCCGCGGCGGCCCGGGCGCCGCATGCCGACGAAATCCCCAGGGCCGCAGTGGAGACCGGTGGGCGCCAGCAGATATACGGTTACCTGGAGCGGGCCGCCCGGGTACGTCGCAGCACCGGCTCGGTGCGGGTGGCGCTGACCCCGCTGCACGGGGTCGGCGGCGAGTACGCCCTTGATGCCCTGGCCCTGGCCGGATTCGACGACGTGCACGTGGTCGAGGAACAGTTCAACCCCGACCCGAACTTCCCCACGGTCAGCTTCCCCAATCCCGAGGAGCCGGGTGCGGTCGACCTGCTGCTGGCCCTGGCCGACGACGTCGACGCCGAGATCGCGATCGCCCTGGACCCCGATGCCGACCGGTGCGCCGTCGGGGTGCCCGGACCGGATGGCTGGCAGATGCTCACCGGTGACGAAACCGGCTGGCTGCTGGGCGATTACATCCTGTCTCAGCTCGAACCCGGCCCGGTCAGCGAGGCCGCCCTGGTAGCCAGTACCGTGGTGTCCTCGCGGATGCTGGCCGCCATCGCGGCGGCGCACGGCGCCCAGCACGCCGAAACCCTCACCGGATTCAAGTGGCTGGCCCGCGCCGAGTCCCCCGGCAACACCCTGGTCTACGCCTACGAGGAGGCGATCGGGCATTGCGCCGACCCGGCCTCGGTCCGCGACAAGGACGGCATCACCGCCGCGATCCTGGCCGCCGACCTGACTGCGGCGCTGCGCGATCAGGGCCGCACCCTGCTAGATGCCCTCGATGCCCTGGCCACGGTGCACGGCGTGCACGTGACGGGGGCGGTCACCCGCCTCGTCGACGACGCCGGTGCCGCCATGACCCGGCTACGCGAGGCCCTACCGACAGAACTGGGCGGCATCGCGGTGAACGCCGAGGATCTGCTGGATCGGCGGGGACAGCAACGAACCGATGCGCTGATCTTCACCGGCGACGACGCCGGGACCTCCGTTCGGGTGGTGGTGCGCCCGTCGGGAACCGAACCGAAACTCAAGTCCTACACCGAGGTTCGTTGTGCGCCGACCGACGATCTGGATACGGCGCGGGCCCACGCCCAGAAGGTGAGCCAGAACCTCGCCGACGCCGCTTCCCGCTGGTAGTGCCTCAGCGCGGGCCGAACTGACGGTCCCCGGCATCACCGAGACCCGGGACGATGTAGGCGATCTCGTTGAGGCCCTCGTCGATGGTCGCGGTGATCAACCGCATATCGGGGGCGACCTTCTCGATCGCGGCGATCCCCTGTGGCGCGCACACCACACACACCGCGGTGATGTCGTCGGCATTGCGGTCCTGCAACAGGGTGATGGTGTGGGCCATCGACCCGCCGGTCGCCAGCATCGGGTCGAGCACGAAAACCGACCGTGCACTCAGATCGTCGGGCAACGACGCCAGGTAGGGCGTCGGCTGGTGCGTCGTCTCGTCGCGCGCCATCCCGACGAAGCCGACCTGCGCCTCCGGGATCAGGGCATGCGCCTGGTCCACCATCCCGAGCCCGGCCCGCAACACCGGCACCAATAGCGGCGGGTTGGCCAACCGCGACCCGGTGGTATCGGTCACCGGTGTGCGCACCGTGATCTGTTCGCAGGCCGCGTCACGGGTCGCCTCGTACACCAGCATCATCGTCAGATCGCGCAGCGCGGCACGGAACCCTGCGTTGTCGGTCCGCTCGTCTCGCAGGGTGGTCAGCCGAGCGGCGGCCAGGGGGTGGTCGACGACGCGGACATCCATGCGCTGACCTTAATGGTCGGCGCCGCCCCCACGCAGGTCTATCCGGTGTCCACGCCACGGACCACGGATTCTCAAGGGTCCGCTACGCGGTGTCGCGGATCAGGCTGAGGTGACGTTCGTCCTTGTCCCCGACCCCGGAGTTCTGATCATGCCGACAGCCGCAGCCGCCCCGCCGACCGATGCTGTGCTGGCGGTGCGGTTCGTGCACGAGGCGATGCCGTTCCACCCGGTTCTGCTGCGTACCGCGCGCCGGCTGACGCACAGCCAGGCCGATGCCGAGGATCTCGTGCAGGACACCCTGATGAACGCCTACACCGGTTTCCATCGGTTCGAACCGGGCACCAACCTGCGGGCCTGGCTGTTCCGCATCTTGCACAACCGGTGGATCAGCACGCATCGGATGAAACAGCGCCGTCCCGACACGTTTGCGGTCCCAGAGTTCACCGACTGCGACATGTTCGGCAGCGCAGGCCATTCCGTGACCGCGGAGCGCTCCGCCGAGGAGTGTGCGCTCGACCTGTTCTGCGACGACCGGATCCGCGATGCGGTGCTGATGCTGCCCGAGGGCTTCCGAACGGTGTTGTACTACGCCGACATCGAGGGCTTCACGTATGCCGAAACCGCCGCGCGCATGGAAATCCCCCTGGGAACCGTCATGTCACGCATCGCGCGGAGCCGCGAACGCCTGCGGGCCGCGTTGACCAACATCGCCTGACGAACAACGAGAGGACACAATGAAATCCGAATCGACAGAACTCGACGGATACCGCGCGCTGGTCACCGGGGGCACCGCGGGTATTGGCCTGGCCTGCGCCGACCTGCTGGCCCGGGCGGGCGCGGCAGTGACCGTCACCGGAAGAGATGAACAACGCGGACGGGACGCCGCAACCGCACTCGGTCGCGACGTCCGGTTCGTCAGCGCCGACCTCGCCGACCTGGATTCGGTGCGATCTCTCGCGCAACACTGCGATCAGCTCGACATCCTGGTCAACAATGCGGCCGCGTTTCCCGGTGCGCTCACCGTCGACCAGGACGTCGCCTCCTTCGAGCAGACTTTCGACACCAATGTGCGAGGCACGTATTTCCTGGTGGCCCAACTGGTCGGCGGCATGCTCGAACGCGGGCGCGGCAGCATCGTCAACGTCACCTCGATGGTGGCGTCGAAAGGGGTGCCCGGCGCCTCGACCTACAGCGCGTCCAAGGCCGCCGTCGAATCGCTGACCCGCACCTGGGCTGCCGAATTCGGTTCCGGCGGGGTACGAGTCAACAGTGTGGCGCCGGGGCCCACCCGGACCGAAGGCGTCGAAGCCCAATGGGGCGACACCAACGAGGAACTCGGCCGTGCCCTGCCACTCGGCCGCACGGCCACGCCTGAGGAGATCGCCCACGCGGTGCTGTTCCTGTGTTCACCGCGGGCGGCATTCATCACCGGTTCGACGTTGCACGCCGACGGCGGCGGTACCGCCATCTGAACGGGACGGCAGTCGAGGGAACCGATCGGGAACCGCCGACGTCCTAATCCCATGACCGCCGACACCCTGCGCGCCGACAGCGCTGCCATCGACACCCTCGGCCGCGCCTTCGACGCACATGCCGCCGATCTGAGCGCTGTGGCCGCAACCCTGCGGTCGATGCCCTCACCGGGAGTCGCCCTGGGTCCGATCGGCGAACGGTTCGTGACCGCGTTCACCGAGTCCGTCGGCACGCACTGCGGTGCGGTCGCCGCTCTCGGAGCCCGAATCGGCGCCGGTGCCGTCAGCGCGGGTGTCACCGCCGCCGGCTACGACGTGGCCGGTCAACGGGCCGCTCGGCTGCTGCCGCGGGTGTAGCCGTGCCCGCCTCCGCCATCACCCTCGCCGCGCCGCTGTATGAGCTGCGGGATCTGGTGGGCAGCGGTTGGCCTGCGCGCGACCCGGTCGCGACGGTGCTGGACGAGGCGCATACCGCGCTGTCGGATATCGCTACGGGTCTCGGACGATCGTGGGACCGGGCCGCGGCCGACTGGTCCGGTACCGCCGCGACTGCGGCGGCGGACTTCACCGCAGCCACCGCCGCGGAAGTGGCCGGCCTGGCCGACCGGGCACAGGCGCTGAGCGCCGCGGCCGGGCAGGCGGGCTCGGCCGTGGCCGAGGCGAGGTCTCGGCTACAGGCGATCATCGACCGCTTCGAGGAACGCGCTGCGGCACTGGCTCCCCATCTGGACGAGCCGGGGGTGGCCCGGGAGTTGAACGCCCAGGCGCAACGCGCGATTGCCGAGGCCTCGGCCGTCGTCGAGGAACTACGCGCCGACCTGGACCGTCAGGCCGGTGCGGTCACCGCTGCTGCCACCGCCCCGGCCGCCGGTTTACCGCCGGCGGCCGGGATGCAGCCGAGCGTGGCGGGGTTCTCGGCGGGCTCGGGCGGCCTCCCGCCGGCCTCGTCGGGGTTGTCCGGTGGCGCACCGCTGAGCGGTTGGAGTGGCGGCGCGGACCTCCCGACCGCATCGGGCTCGGATCGCTCCGAGGCCGCAGTCGGGTTGAGCGACCCCGGTATGTTCGGCGAGGGGGTGGCGGTGCGGTTGCCCGACGGCAGCACGGCAACGGCGCCCAATGGTGTGGCGGCCAGCGCGGTACGGCACGCGTTGACCCAGTTGGGGGTGCCCTACCGGTGGGGCGGCACCACACCGGGCGTGGGCCTGGACTGCAGCGGGTTGACCCAATGGGCCTATCACGAAGCCGGACTGGATATTCCGCGGCTGGCGCAGGAGCAGGACATCGGCAAAGCGGTCTCGGCGGGGACGCTGCGCCCGGGTGACCTGGCGGTATGGGACGGCCATGTCGCCATGATCGTCGGCGAGAACACGATGATCGAGGCAGGTGACCCGGTGAAACTGTCGCCCATCCGAACGACGAATGCCGGTCAGGGCTTTCAGGGTTTCTGGCGGCCCACGGTGTGATCGGCCCCCGAACCGGAGACAACCTGACTGGCGTCGGAAGCGCCCCACTAGGCTGTGCCGCATGGCTGCTGACATCGTCCCGATTCGGCTCGGGCTGACCAAGGGCGACCTCTACACACTCTGGGCTCCGCGGTGGCGGGATGCCGGTGACGAGTGGGAGGCTTTCCTCGGCGAGGGCGACGCCCTGTTCGCCTTCGAATCGGTCGCTGACCTCGCGGCATTTGTCCGCACCAACACCGACAACGATCTGGCCGACCACCCGGCGTGGGAGAAGCTGACCGCGGCCAATGCCCACAAGCTGCAGTCGGCCGACGACCGTGAATACGACATCGTCGGGGTGCCGGAGCTGGTCGCCGACAAGCCGACCGAAGAATCCGTCGCGACGGTGCACCGCACCCTGGTCGTGGTGTCCTCGATCGGCTCCGTGTGCGAACTGACGGCCATCAGCAAGTTCTTCAACGGCAACCCCGTGCTCGGCACGCTCGGTGGCGGGATGGACAACTTCACCGGCCGGTCCGGGCGCAAGCGCTGGGCCGAGGTCGAAGCCGTGATCGGGCGAGGTTGGGACGGCGTGCTCGACGCCATCGACGAGATCGTCACCATCCCCGAAGACATCGATGGCGGCGCGGTCAAGAAGGCCGAGTCCGAGCTCGCGGAGCCGGCCCCCGAAGAGGACGAGGACGACCTCACCGTCGACACCGAAGACGGCAGCACCGACAGCGACGACGAGGACGACACCGCGGCGGCCGGACCCGCGCGCAGCGCCGGGGACACGGCTGTCCTGGGCGACGACGAGGACTTCTGGCAGAAGGTCGGTATCGACCCGGTCCGCATCATGACGGGCTCGGGCACGGTCTACACCCTGCGGTGCTACCTCGACGACGATCCGGTCTTCCTCGGCCGCAACGGTCGCATCAGCGTGTTCAGCTCCGAGCGTGCCCTGGCCCGCTACCTGGCCGACGAACACGACCACGACCTGTCGGACCTGACCACCTACGACGACATCCGGACCGCCGCCACCGACGGCTCCCTGCGCGTGGACGTCTCCGATGACAACGTCTACGTCCTGTCCGGCATCTCCGACGACATCGCCGACGGACCCGACGCGGTCGACCACGACCAGCTGGAGTTGGCCGTGGAGTTGCTGCGCGACGTCAGCGACTACTCCGAGGACAAGACGGTCGACGAGACGCTGGCCGAGACCACGGCCCTCGGCAAGTTCGTGAGTTACGTCCTGGGCAACGAGAATGCCCGCGAGCCCAAGGCGCCGTACGCCGAGGCCGTCAA
Protein-coding regions in this window:
- a CDS encoding NAD(P)H-quinone dehydrogenase yields the protein MATRIVIIGGGPAGYEAALVAAARGPEVAQVTVVDSDGIGGACVLWDCVPSKTFIASTGVRTELRRAPNLGYSLDFEQSKISLPQINERVKVLATAQSDDIAERLRDEGIELIAGRGELTDDIPGMAQHRVKVTGPGGEVSQLTADVVLIATGASPRVLPGAAPDGDRILNWRQLYDLEALPEHLVVVGSGVTGAEFVNAYTELGVTVTVVASRDQILPHEDSDAAAVLEEVFSERGVTLVKNARAESVTRTGSGSEAGIRVTMADGRIVEGSHALMTVGSVPNTGGLGLERVGIELGPGNYLTVDRVSRTSVSGIYAAGDCTGLLPLASVAAMQGRIAMYHALGEAVAPIRLRTVAASVFTRPEIAAVGVPQAAIDDGSVPARTLTLPLNTNARAKMSSLRRGFVKIFCRPATGVVIGGVVVAPIASELILPIALAVQNGIPVAELAQTFSVYPSLSGSITEAARQLMKHDDLD
- a CDS encoding SDR family NAD(P)-dependent oxidoreductase; translated protein: MKSESTELDGYRALVTGGTAGIGLACADLLARAGAAVTVTGRDEQRGRDAATALGRDVRFVSADLADLDSVRSLAQHCDQLDILVNNAAAFPGALTVDQDVASFEQTFDTNVRGTYFLVAQLVGGMLERGRGSIVNVTSMVASKGVPGASTYSASKAAVESLTRTWAAEFGSGGVRVNSVAPGPTRTEGVEAQWGDTNEELGRALPLGRTATPEEIAHAVLFLCSPRAAFITGSTLHADGGGTAI
- a CDS encoding M20 family metallopeptidase; translation: MPSATASLSVEEAVNRRRGDLIALSRSIHAEPELAFAEHASCAKTQALVAEYGFEITPAAGGLDTAFRASYGNGPLVIGICAEYDALPDIGHACGHNIIAASAVGTALALADVADELGLTVVLIGTPAEELGGGKILLLDAGVFDDIAATVMLHPGPVDIAAARSLALSEVTVNYTGRESHAAVAPYLGVNAGDAVTVAQVAIGLLRQQLMPGQMVHGIVTHGGQAANVIPGRAEMRYTMRATDMAALRELEGRMAGCFSAGALATGCEHQTTEIAPPYAEMVPDPWLSQTIRAEMLRLGRNPLPENVEASVPLGSTDMGNISQVMPGIHPVIGIDSGGATIHQPAFTAAAAGPGADAAVLEGAIMLARSVVQLAETPAQRDRVLEALQRRRAS
- a CDS encoding purine-nucleoside phosphorylase, translated to MTDPQASSQAAAAIAERTGVERHDVAVVLGSGWAPAVAELGEARATVPMADLPGFTPPSAAGHGGQVHSVRIGDHQVLVLAGRIHAYEGHDLQHVVHPVRTAAAAGVSTVVLTNAAGGLRAEYQVGQPVLISDHLNLTARSPLVGAQFVDLVDAYSPTLRALAREIEPSLAEGVYAGLPGPHYETPAEIRMLRTLGADLVGMSTVHETIAARAAGLQVLGISMVTNLAAGMTGEPLSHAEVLEAGRRSATRMGSLLASVIARL
- a CDS encoding M20 family metallopeptidase; amino-acid sequence: MSVLQHAAARWLSLNYDEMVSWRRHLHAHPELGRQEFATTEFVARHLAEAGLNPKVLPGGTGLTCDFGPEDRPRIALRADMDALPMADRTGAPYASTVPNVAHACGHDAHTAVLLGAAMALTSVPELPVGVRLLFQAAEELMPGGAIDAINAGVLTGVSRIFALHCDPRLAVGQVATKPGPITSAADSIEITLHSPGGHTSRPHLTGDLVYGLGTLITGLPGVLSRRIDPRHDTVMVWGAVNAGVAANAIPQIGTLAGTIRTASRDTWLTLESIVEEAVTALLAPLNVSHSLNYRRGVPPVVNEEVSTRILTHAIEAIGPDVLADTHQSGGGEDFSWYLEDVPGAMGRLGVWSGQGPQLDLHQPTFDIDERALGVGVRTMVNIVEAAG
- a CDS encoding gamma-glutamylcyclotransferase — protein: MPLYAAYGSNMHPEQMLERAPHSPMAGTGWLHGWRLTFGGEDIGWEGALATVVEDPLSKVFVVLYDMTSGDEQSLDHWEGSELGFHKKIRCRVERLSSDTNTDPVLAWLYVVDAWEGGLPSARYLGVMADAAEIAGAPETYVHHLRTRPARNIGP
- a CDS encoding sigma-70 family RNA polymerase sigma factor, which gives rise to MPTAAAAPPTDAVLAVRFVHEAMPFHPVLLRTARRLTHSQADAEDLVQDTLMNAYTGFHRFEPGTNLRAWLFRILHNRWISTHRMKQRRPDTFAVPEFTDCDMFGSAGHSVTAERSAEECALDLFCDDRIRDAVLMLPEGFRTVLYYADIEGFTYAETAARMEIPLGTVMSRIARSRERLRAALTNIA
- a CDS encoding phospho-sugar mutase produces the protein MTSIGTDAADWIAHDPDPHTAAELAACSPEELDRRFSHPLTFGTAGLRGPLRGGPDAMNLAVVVRTTWALAQVLKDRGLGGSHVVVGRDARHRSDEFALAAAEVLAAEGFQVVLMMAAVPTPVVAYTVRHLPAVAGIQITASHNPPTDNGYKVFLDGGMQIISPADREIEAAAARAPHADEIPRAAVETGGRQQIYGYLERAARVRRSTGSVRVALTPLHGVGGEYALDALALAGFDDVHVVEEQFNPDPNFPTVSFPNPEEPGAVDLLLALADDVDAEIAIALDPDADRCAVGVPGPDGWQMLTGDETGWLLGDYILSQLEPGPVSEAALVASTVVSSRMLAAIAAAHGAQHAETLTGFKWLARAESPGNTLVYAYEEAIGHCADPASVRDKDGITAAILAADLTAALRDQGRTLLDALDALATVHGVHVTGAVTRLVDDAGAAMTRLREALPTELGGIAVNAEDLLDRRGQQRTDALIFTGDDAGTSVRVVVRPSGTEPKLKSYTEVRCAPTDDLDTARAHAQKVSQNLADAASRW
- the upp gene encoding uracil phosphoribosyltransferase; translated protein: MDVRVVDHPLAAARLTTLRDERTDNAGFRAALRDLTMMLVYEATRDAACEQITVRTPVTDTTGSRLANPPLLVPVLRAGLGMVDQAHALIPEAQVGFVGMARDETTHQPTPYLASLPDDLSARSVFVLDPMLATGGSMAHTITLLQDRNADDITAVCVVCAPQGIAAIEKVAPDMRLITATIDEGLNEIAYIVPGLGDAGDRQFGPR